From Verrucomicrobiota bacterium, one genomic window encodes:
- the mutS gene encoding DNA mismatch repair protein MutS: protein MSDTPMMQQYLSIRRGLPDRTLLLFRLGDFYELFMEDAKVAADVLNVALTKRNGMPMCGVPFHAAETYIARLIKAGHRVAICDQLGVPQPGKIVERQVTQIVSPGTVHDLQILDSGRHNFFAAAHARKGRFGLALLDVSTGELRITELPTRAALSDELTRFLPSELIVAEGGELENLSGAMPYDAYAFECNHAEGFLREHFNVRSLNAFGCDDLPAAVGAAGAALHYLKNQLRRSLEHVRTMGVFLSDQHVAIDRSTQQHLELVQPRAAGEDTSLLQALNRTVTPMGTRLLRLWILKPLRNQKVIHRRQDFIERLLEQPFLLDACRESLRGIRDIERTVGRLSQGTGNARDLNLVRCSLEALPDVLAHLEALRHAAVIDDPDAIVGLLQRQIAPLPELQEMLRTALVEEPPATVKEGGVFRPGYHPGLDELREAAANGKAWIASLQQREIDRTGIRSLKIRYTSVFGYFIEVTKANLDAIPSDYVRKQTTVNGERFITPELKDVEGRILGAEERSQALEYELFVELRGRVLEHLAEIQATAGALAQLDALCSLAETARLYGYCRPVVNEGDRIAIEEGRHPVLDQNIGEEKFVPNDCLLDLQDNRLLLITGPNMAGKSTFIRQVALLVLMAQIGSFVPARSAEIGVVDRIFTRVGASDDLGRGLSTFMVEMNETANIIHNATSRSLVVLDEIGRGTSTFDGLSIAWSVAEHLHDVLQVRTLFATHYHEMTELEAICPGVKNYNVAVREWNDQIIFLRKIQRGPADKSYGIQVARLAGLPQPVLARAKEILANLEASELNAQGRPRLAEAKVFKARPRRHEEPKPQLNLFDFSPGPREK from the coding sequence ATGTCCGACACGCCGATGATGCAGCAGTACCTCAGCATCCGTCGCGGGCTGCCGGATCGCACGCTTCTCCTTTTTCGTCTCGGGGATTTTTACGAGCTGTTTATGGAGGACGCGAAGGTCGCGGCTGACGTGTTGAATGTAGCGTTGACCAAGCGAAACGGCATGCCCATGTGCGGCGTGCCCTTCCATGCCGCCGAGACTTACATCGCCAGGCTGATCAAGGCCGGGCATCGCGTCGCCATCTGCGACCAGTTGGGCGTGCCCCAGCCGGGTAAGATCGTCGAGCGCCAAGTGACCCAGATCGTCAGCCCGGGTACCGTGCACGACCTGCAGATCCTCGATTCGGGCCGGCATAATTTCTTTGCCGCCGCGCACGCGAGAAAAGGGCGGTTTGGGCTGGCCCTCCTCGACGTAAGTACCGGCGAACTCCGGATCACCGAGTTGCCCACCCGGGCGGCACTCAGTGACGAGCTGACGCGGTTTCTCCCTTCGGAATTGATCGTGGCCGAGGGCGGTGAGCTGGAAAACTTGTCCGGAGCCATGCCGTACGATGCGTACGCGTTTGAATGCAACCATGCCGAGGGCTTTCTGCGCGAGCATTTCAATGTGCGTTCGCTTAACGCCTTCGGCTGTGACGATCTGCCGGCCGCCGTCGGCGCGGCGGGTGCCGCCCTGCATTACCTCAAAAATCAGCTGCGACGCTCGCTGGAACACGTCCGCACCATGGGCGTGTTTCTCTCCGATCAACACGTCGCCATCGACCGCTCAACGCAGCAGCACCTTGAACTCGTGCAGCCGCGCGCAGCGGGCGAGGACACCAGCCTTTTGCAGGCCCTTAACCGGACGGTCACCCCCATGGGAACCCGGCTGCTGCGGCTGTGGATTCTCAAACCGTTGCGAAACCAGAAAGTCATCCACCGGAGGCAGGATTTTATCGAACGGCTGCTGGAACAACCGTTTCTGCTCGACGCCTGCCGCGAATCGCTGCGAGGCATCCGGGACATTGAACGCACGGTGGGACGGTTGAGCCAGGGTACCGGCAATGCCCGCGATTTGAACCTGGTGCGCTGCTCGCTCGAAGCGCTGCCTGATGTTCTCGCCCACTTGGAAGCGTTGCGTCACGCAGCGGTGATCGACGACCCGGATGCGATCGTCGGGCTATTGCAACGGCAGATTGCACCGTTGCCCGAGTTGCAGGAAATGCTGCGCACCGCACTCGTGGAAGAGCCGCCCGCCACCGTCAAGGAGGGCGGCGTGTTCCGGCCGGGATACCACCCCGGACTGGACGAGTTGCGCGAGGCGGCCGCCAACGGCAAGGCCTGGATCGCATCCCTGCAGCAGCGTGAAATTGATCGTACCGGCATCAGGTCGCTCAAGATCCGCTACACCTCGGTGTTCGGATACTTCATTGAGGTCACCAAAGCCAACCTGGATGCGATCCCGTCCGATTACGTCCGCAAGCAGACCACCGTCAACGGTGAACGTTTCATCACGCCGGAACTCAAGGACGTCGAGGGCAGGATTCTAGGCGCTGAAGAACGGTCGCAGGCGCTTGAGTACGAACTCTTCGTCGAGCTAAGGGGGCGGGTGCTTGAACATCTGGCCGAAATTCAGGCGACGGCCGGCGCCCTGGCGCAGTTGGACGCGCTCTGTTCACTGGCCGAAACGGCCCGTTTGTACGGCTATTGCCGGCCTGTGGTGAACGAAGGCGACCGGATCGCCATCGAAGAGGGGCGTCACCCGGTTCTCGACCAGAACATTGGCGAGGAAAAATTTGTCCCCAACGATTGTCTGCTCGACCTCCAGGACAACCGGCTTTTGCTGATTACAGGGCCGAACATGGCCGGTAAGAGCACTTTTATCCGGCAGGTTGCCCTGCTGGTGTTGATGGCGCAGATCGGCAGTTTCGTGCCGGCCCGATCGGCCGAGATCGGCGTGGTCGACCGAATCTTTACCCGGGTCGGCGCTTCGGACGACCTTGGGCGGGGGCTGTCGACGTTCATGGTAGAGATGAACGAGACGGCCAACATCATCCATAATGCGACCTCGCGCAGCCTCGTCGTCCTTGATGAAATCGGGCGCGGCACCAGCACCTTCGATGGGTTGTCGATTGCCTGGAGCGTCGCTGAACACCTGCACGACGTGCTTCAGGTCCGCACCCTGTTTGCCACCCATTACCATGAGATGACCGAACTGGAAGCGATCTGTCCGGGGGTCAAAAACTACAACGTCGCCGTCCGCGAGTGGAACGATCAGATCATCTTTCTCCGAAAAATTCAGCGCGGACCGGCCGACAAAAGCTACGGCATTCAGGTAGCCCGTTTGGCCGGGTTGCCTCAGCCGGTGTTGGCGCGAGCCAAAGAAATCCTCGCCAACCTGGAGGCTTCGGAGCTTAACGCGCAGGGCCGTCCCCGTCTGGCCGAA